A genome region from Stenotrophomonas maltophilia includes the following:
- a CDS encoding exodeoxyribonuclease III has protein sequence MRIISFNANGIRSAATKGFLDWFRAQDADVLCIQETKAQEDQLTDPMFRPDGHHCFYRDAITKKGYSGVAIYSKREPDQVITSLGWAPFDDEGRYIEARYGNLSVVSFYIPSGSSGDLRQGFKFEVMEWLRPILEEWARSGRDYVLCGDWNIVRSALDIKNWKSNQKNSGCLPEERDWLNALCADHGQATDVAAGRGWADAYRLLNPTGEDYTWWSNRGAARANNVGWRIDYQFITPGLRDRLRSCSIYRDERFSDHAPFTVDYDL, from the coding sequence ATGCGCATCATCAGTTTCAACGCCAATGGCATCCGTTCCGCCGCGACCAAGGGCTTCCTCGACTGGTTCCGTGCCCAGGATGCCGACGTCCTGTGCATCCAAGAAACCAAGGCCCAGGAAGACCAGCTGACCGACCCGATGTTCCGCCCGGACGGCCACCACTGTTTCTACCGCGACGCCATCACCAAGAAGGGCTACAGCGGCGTGGCGATCTACAGCAAGCGCGAGCCGGACCAGGTCATCACCTCGCTGGGCTGGGCCCCGTTCGACGACGAAGGCCGCTACATCGAGGCACGCTACGGCAACCTCAGCGTGGTCTCCTTCTATATCCCGTCCGGCAGCTCGGGCGACCTGCGCCAGGGCTTCAAGTTCGAAGTGATGGAATGGCTGCGGCCGATCCTGGAGGAGTGGGCACGCAGCGGCCGCGACTACGTGTTGTGCGGCGACTGGAACATCGTGCGTTCGGCGCTGGACATCAAGAACTGGAAGTCCAACCAGAAGAATTCCGGCTGCCTGCCGGAAGAGCGCGACTGGCTCAACGCCCTCTGCGCCGACCACGGCCAGGCCACCGATGTCGCCGCCGGCCGCGGCTGGGCCGATGCCTACCGCCTGCTCAACCCCACCGGCGAGGACTACACCTGGTGGAGCAACCGCGGCGCCGCCCGCGCCAACAACGTCGGTTGGCGCATCGACTACCAGTTCATCACCCCGGGCCTGCGTGACCGCCTGCGCAGCTGCTCGATCTACCGCGACGAGCGCTTCTCCGACCACGCCCCGTTCACCGTGGACTACGACCTGTGA